The Mytilus galloprovincialis chromosome 4, xbMytGall1.hap1.1, whole genome shotgun sequence genome contains a region encoding:
- the LOC143073008 gene encoding uncharacterized protein LOC143073008 has product MDDTDLPVTISMRSISDYFICSICMCSMKETHMTKCGHRYCVKCIQEWVDRRHKCPCCNTQLDKDQLIKDHQYDSLIGAILKEKEKSEETYFESLIYSSSGENCIKMEDIKLSPIEAVFKNHLKDNLGAHEKCLQTLKKQLHTRLKKLEQEAQSAREELKTQGLFQTDLDQEKGKIDNNLTNHKAELEKEFESCSQLIAQAYDKHLTEHIPKLSVLPVKITINVLPKDLKISDVVFAPTDRTKPRVIGAVEGAMSANKDKLVKWPEDVQFILFGPFAKCNQHETEKIVQEVLQNGVTYPDVTVLDSQSMPVLHQSMSPGSEIVIFGEVKFESDLPKKCFAGLYKKEEDQIVDYFICQSCNFKWICRSCMEVCHKGHVIQPYIMNFHPSWACCYCPKNKKCIIRE; this is encoded by the exons atgGATGATACAGATTTACCTGTTACAATATCC ATGCGTTCCATCAGTGACTATTTTATTTGCTCAATATGTATGTGTTCAATGAAAGAGACACACATGACAAAATGTGGCCACAGATATTGTGTGAAGTGTATACAAGAATGGGTGGATAGAAGGCACAAATGTCCGTGCTGTAACACACAACTAGACAAAGATCAGCTCATTAAAGACCACCAGTATGATAGTCTTATTG GAGCTATACTTAAAGAAAAAGAGAAATCTGAAGAAACTTATTTTGAATCACTCATTTACTCCAGTTCAG gtgaaaattgtataaaaatgGAAGATATAAAATTATCACCTATTGAGGCTGTTTTCAAAA ATCATTTGAAGGACAATTTAGGAGCACATGAAAAATGTCTTCAG ACACTTAAGAAACAGCTACATACAAGATTAAAGAAATTAGAACAGGAAGCACAATCGGCTAGGGAAGAACTTAAAACACAGGGTTTATTTCAAACAG ATTTAGATCAAGAAAAAGGAAAAATAGACAACAATTTGACCAATCATAAGGCAGAATTGGAAAAGGAATTTGAGTCATGTTCTCAACTTATTGCTCAGGCTTATGACAA GCATTTAACAGAACACATACCTAAGCTATCAGTATTACCTGTAAAAATAACTATCAACGTACTACCTAAAGATCTGAAGATATCCGATGTAGTGTTTGCACCTACAGATAG GACAAAACCTCGAGTAATAGGAGCAGTAGAGGGTGCCATGTCTGCTAACAAAGACAAATTAGTCAAATGGCCAGAGGATGTTCAGTTTATATTATTTGG ACCATTTGCAAAATGCAATCAGCATGAAACAGAGAAAATAGTTCAGGAAGTGTTACAGAACGGTGTTACCTATCCTGACGTCACAGTATTAGACAGCCAATCAATGCCTGTTTTACATCAAAGCATG TCACCAGGAAGTGAAATAGTGATATTTGGAGAAGTAAAGTTTGAAAGTGATCTACCAAAGAAATGTTTTGCTGGTCTGTACAAAAAGGAAGAAGATCAGATAGTGGACTACTTCATATGCCAATCATGTAATTTCAAAT gGATATGCAGAAGTTGCATGGAAGTTTGTCATAAAG gacACGTGATCCAACCATACATTATGAATTTTCATCCATCATG ggcTTGTTGTTACTGTCCGAAGAACAAGAAATGTATAATAAGAGAATAG